The following are encoded in a window of Cygnus atratus isolate AKBS03 ecotype Queensland, Australia chromosome 8, CAtr_DNAZoo_HiC_assembly, whole genome shotgun sequence genomic DNA:
- the LOC118243754 gene encoding E3 ubiquitin-protein ligase HECTD3-like, which yields MRAGGEAPHQVLGRLRFLLQCSECFRRARALPAALCYVPREVQYKICKDPAAAAAAAAARSLLSVWDSPGPARGGKRAARATIEVRKGGCLRATGEEYCNGAGLWVKLSKEHLEECRSSHELDEGWLLARRFGEGGDKLVPVEPAEKIQWQHQTFGVDYKPAASWEQVVDLTYSMRLGEKPRPIEQDEAAVRKFRSVPPAWSYEHDVELGRFLYNHSERSPQSRDCIKEHIYSVEVSSQAEDYKACHLTDNHAETFWESNGSIGQHWVRLNMKKGTIVKKLWLTLNVQIHSYIPRRVAVYGGAPNSLQHLRTVLINESSYQDVCILRDMKTHLPVLEIRILECRDQGCDVRLRGIKINSFWEWELNLNADMFQPDQLVRYPLLEGMDADMLYRRAVLIQRFVQLLDSVLWYLIPISEESIGTFNMLRSMKPFLLLSKHGPALITQFLQSSESSPPSSLPKLYINRQLAREHRARPALDPSGKNTVFTQVYESLKYSEKTKQPLDYRWPRSYSQWWECDFTTEGVIDNGGGFRDSLSDISEELCPSSGDVPVPLPFFVRTSNQGNSSSDTRDMYVPNPSCKDFAKYEWIGQLMGAALRSKEILVLSLPGLVWKQLAGEEVIWNKDFAAVDAELVKLLEVLEGVDREAFDFMFGRELTYTMVRSDQRMVELIPNGSSTVVRFEDRKDFIRLVQKARLEESKEQVAALRAGLLRVVPQAVLDLLTWQQLERKVCGNPELTVDDVKTFITFEDLQSDDPRIRIFLEALSNFTSEDLSRFLKFVTGRSRLPVQITVYPDRSGTQQLDMMPKASTCSCILFLPNYSSAQVCEELLRYAVYNCMSIDTDKPATPEVSIDSPELWGHFVE from the exons ATGCGTGCGGGCGGGGAGGCTCCGCACCAGGTGCTGGGCCGGCTGCGGttcctgctgcagtgcagcgAGTGCTTCCGCCGCGCCCGGGCGCTGCCCGCCGCGCTGTGCTACGTGCCCCGGGAGGTGCAGTACAAGATCTGCAAGgaccccgccgccgccgccgccgccgccgccgcccgcagccTGCTCAGCGTCTGGGACAGCCCGGGGCCGGCGCGGGGCGGCAAGCGGGCGGCGCGGGCCACCATCGAGGTGCGGAAGGGCGGCTGCCTCCGCGCCACCGGCGAGGAGTACTGCAACGGCGCCGGGCTCTGGGTGAAGCTCAGCAAG GAGCACCTGGAGGAGTGCCGGAGCAGCCATGAGCTGGAcgagggctggctgctggcgcGGAGGTTCGGGGAGGGAGGAGATAAGTTGGTGCCGGTGGAGCCCGCCGAGAAGATCCAGTGGCAGCACCAGACGTTCGGCGTGGATTACAAACCCGCAGCCAG CTGGGAACAAGTGGTGGACCTGACGTACTCCATGCGGCTCGGCGAGAAGCCCAGACCCATAGAGCAGGACGAGGCTGCGGTGCGGAAGTTTCG GTCGGTGCCCCCAGCCTGGAGCTATGAGCATGACGTGGAGCTGGGACGCTTCCTGTATAACCACAGCGAGAGGAGCCCGCAGAGCAGGGACTGCATCAAGGAGCACATCTACAGCGTGGAGGTCTCCTCGCAGGCG GAGGACTACAAAGCTTGTCACCTCACAGACAACCATGCAGAGACCTTCTGGGAGAGCAATGGCTCCATCGGGCAGCACTGGGTGCGGCTCAACATGAAGAAAGGCACCATTGTCAA GAAGCTGTGGCTGACGCTGAACGTGCAGATCCACTCCTACATCCCCAGGCGGGTGGCCGTGTACGGTGGGGCACCAAACAGTCTGCAGCACTTGAGAACCGTCTTAATTAACGA gagcagctaCCAGGACGTCTGCATCCTCCGCGACATGAAGACCCACCTACCGGTGCTGGAGATCCGCATCCTGGAGTGCCGGG ACCAAGGGTGCGACGTCCGCCTGCGAGGGATTAAGATCAACTCCTTCTGGGAGTGGGAACTGAACCTCAACGCGGACATGTTCCAGCCAGACCAGCTGGTGCGCTACCCCCTCTTGGAGGGGATGGACGCAGACATGCTGTACCGGCGGGCCGTGCTCATCCAGAG GTTCGTCCAGCTCCTGGACAGCGTCCTGTGGTACCTGATCCCCATCTCCGAGGAGAGCATTGGCACCTTCAATATGCTCAGG AGCATGAAGCCGTTCCTGCTGCTGTCCAAGCACGGCCCAGCCCTCATCACCCAGTTTCTCCAGAGCTCGGAGAGCAGCCCGCCTTCCTCCCTGCCGAAGCTCTACATCAACCGGCAACTGGCCCGCGAGCACCGCGCCCGCCCGGCGCTGGACCCCAGCGGCAAGAACACCGTCTTCACCCAG GTGTACGAAAGCCTGAAATACTCCGAGAAGACCAAGCAGCCCTTGGACTACAG GTGGCCCCGGAGCTACAGCCAGTGGTGGGAGTGCGACTTCACCACGGAGGGCGTCATCGACAATG GCGGTGGTTTTCGGGACAGCCTGTCGGACATCTCGGAGGAGCTGTGTCCCAGCTCGGGTGACGTCCCCGTGCCCCTGCCCTTCTTCGTGCGCACATCCAACCAG GGTAACAGCAGCAGTGACACCAGGGACATGTACGTCCCCAACCCCTCCTGCAAGGACTTCGCCAAGTATGAGTGGATCGGGCAGCTGatgggagcagccctgaggagcaAGGAGATTCTG GTCCTATCTCTGCCCGGTCTGGTGTGGAAGCAGTTGGCAGGGGAGGAGGTCATCTGGAACAAGGACTTCGCTGCTGTGGATGCAGAGCTG GTGAAGCTGCTGGAAGTGCTGGAGGGGGTGGACAGGGAGGCCTTCGACTTCATGTTTGGCAGAGAGCTGACCTACACGATGGTGCGGAGCGACCAGCGCATGGTGGAGCTGATCCCCAACGGCAGCAGCACCGTGGTGCGCTTCGAGGACCGCAAGGACTTCATCCGCCTGGTGCAGAAGGCTCGACTGGAGGAGAGCAAGGAGCAG GTGGCGGCCCTGCGGGCTGGGCTGCTCCGCGTGGTGCCGCAGGCCGTGCTGGACCTGCtcacctggcagcagctggagaggaagGTCTGCGGGAACCCCGAGCTGACGGTGGACGACGTGAAGACGTTCA TCACGTTTGAGGACTTGCAGTCCGACGACCCCCGCATCCGGATCTTCTTGGAGGCGCTCAGCAACTTCACCAGCG AGGACCTCAGCCGCTTCCTCAAGTTCGTCACAGGCCGCAGCCGCCTCCCGGTTCAGATCACCGTCTACCCAGACAGATCGGG AACGCAGCAGCTGGACATGATGCCCAAGGCCTCCACGTGCTCCTGCATCTTGTTCTTGCCCAACTACTCCTC GGCCCAGGTCTGCGAGGAGCTGCTGCGCTACGCCGTGTACAACTGCATGTCCATCGACACCGACAAGCCTGCGACACCGGAGGTGTCCATCGACTCCCCCGAGCTGTGGGGACATTTTGTGGAATAA